The Corylus avellana chromosome ca8, CavTom2PMs-1.0 genome has a segment encoding these proteins:
- the LOC132190480 gene encoding serine/threonine-protein kinase STY13-like, translating to MLEGGPKFAGIIDLNKHDSNFYDLSQVFYEKLNEGTNMSVDSFGSLQTSTGGGSVAMSVDNSSVGSNDSHTRILNHQGLRRRANDNYSVQQSVNRRGRVTHALSDDALARALMDSNSPTEGLENFDEWTIDLRKLNMGEAFAQGAFGKLYRGTYNGEDVAIKILERPENDLGRAQLMEQQFQQEVMMLATLKHPNIVRFIGACRKPMLWCIVTEYAKGGSVRQFLTKRQNRSVPLKLAVKQALDVARGMAYVHGLGLIHRDLKSDNLLIFTDRSIKIADFGVARIEVQTEGMTPETGTYRWMAPEMIQHRPYTQKVDVYSFGIVLWELITGHLPFQNMTAVQAAFAVVNKGVRPNIPGNCLPVLSEIMTRCWDANPDVRPPFAEVVRMLENAEMEIMTTVRKARFRCCMTQPMTAD from the exons ATGTTGGAGGGTGGTCCAAAGTTCGCTGGAATAATAGACCTTAACAAACACGACAGTAACTTTTATGATTTGTCCCAGGTGTTTTACGAGAAACTTAATGAGGGTACCAACATGTCAGTTGACAGTTTTGGCAGTTTGCAAACAAGTACTGGTGGAGGGTCTGTTGCGATGTCGGTAGATAACAGCAGTGTTGGATCAAACGATTCTCATACTCGCATTTTGAACCACCAAGGCTTGCGTAGGCGTGCTAACGACAATTACAGTGTGCAACAGAGTGTTAATCGTCGAGGAAGGGTGACACATGCCCTGAGTGATGATGCACTGGCCCGAGCTTTAATGGATAGCAACTCCCCTACCGAGGGGCTTGAGAATTTTGATGAGTGGACAATTGATTTAAGGAAGCTTAATATGGGTGAGGCTTTTGCGCAAGGGGCTTTTGGGAAACTATACAGAGGCACTTACAATGGCGAGGATGTTGCCATCAAGATCTTGGAGAGGCCAGAAAATGACCTGGGAAGAGCTCAACTGATGGAGCAACAATTTCAGCAGGAAGTGATGATGCTGGCTACACTTAAGCATCCAAACATAGTTCGTTTTATTGGTGCTTGCCGTAAGCCAATGCTTTGGTGCATTGTGACAGAGTATGCAAAGGGTGGTTCAGTTCGGCAATTCCTGACGAAGCGCCAAAACAGATCAGTGCCATTGAAATTAGCAGTCAAGCAAGCATTGGATGTAGCGAGGGGGATGGCATACGTTCATGGGCTTGGGTTGATTCATAGGGACTTAAAGTCCGATAACCTCTTGATTTTCACAGACAGATCAATAAAAATTGCTGACTTTGGGGTTGCTCGGATAGAAGTGCAGACTGAAGGAATGACACCTGAGACAGGGACTTACCGCTGGATGGCTCC GGAGATGATCCAGCACAGGCCTTACACACAGAAGGTAGATGTGTATAGTTTCGGGATTGTTCTGTGGGAACTTATAACAGGACATCTTCCATTCCAGAACATGACAGCAGTGCAGGCTGCATTTGCAGTTGTTAACAAGGGCGTTCGTCCTAACATTCCTGGTAACTGCTTACCTGTTCTCAGTGAGATCATGACCCGATGCTGGGATGCCAACCCTGATGTCAGGCCACCCTTTGCAGAAGTGGTCAGAATGCTTGAGAACGCGGAGATGGAGATTATGACAACTGTCCGCAAGGCCCGTTTTAGGTGTTGCATGACCCAACCAATGACAGCAGACTGA
- the LOC132190481 gene encoding uncharacterized protein LOC132190481 codes for MANQGAKKRKEENARHMANLRRLIIACNVIYVLVKMVIFHSSFTWKHWVGLVLTSVAYAIPYKQLANMAQPDYADDGDLLDGGFDMSTGGVCGYLHDVIYITCFVQVMSIISGKFWYTYLAIPGFGLYKSYGFLRGFLPQGSQGDTEDEKTRKKREKLEKKASRAKFVKTRTR; via the exons atggcaAATCAAGGTGCGAAGAAGCGAAAGGAAGAGAACGCTCGGCACATGGCGAACCTGCGCCGCCTCATCATCGCCTGCAAT GTTATCTATGTGTTAGTGAAGATGGTGATCTTCCATTCGAGTTTCACCTGGAAGCATTGGGTTGGTCTGGTTCTCACATCTGTGGCTTATGCGATTCCCTATAAACAACTTGCCAACATGGCTCAACCGGATTATGCTGATGATGGGGATCTTCTGGATGGTGGGTTTGATATGAGTACTGGTGGAGTTTGTGG CTATTTACATGATGTAATTTACATTACATGCTTCGTGCAAGTCATGTCCATCATCTCTGGAAAATTTTGGTACACATACCTTGCG ATACCGGGATTTGGATTGTATAAATCTTATGGTTTCTTAAGAGGATTTTTGCCACAAGGTTCACAG GGGGACACGGAGGATGAAAAGACTCGCAAGAAGAGGGAAAAGTTGGAGAAGAAGGCGTCTAGGGCCAAGTTTGTCAAGACAAGAACTAGGTAG
- the LOC132190483 gene encoding protein MOS2-like, whose protein sequence is MKFSLQSKSSAKPKPIQPKFDEATNNDHQESKHLQFITQFDASETLARSNQPKNPVIPPIPNQWRPHKRMKNLELPITSKSDASGALSFELESQDPSRHGPDSNISYGLNLREKSEYKDDGERLRSTAPVPVEAALLQKLKDDLDRLPEHRGMEEFDDVPVEGFGAALLAGYGWHKGRGIGRNAKVDVKVVQYEKRADKHGLGFISSDERDKEEEAKAKRRDTERRSSNAGKQSTRSKVVEEDEEEPKKAKAKKSGQVSWLKSHIRVRIISKQLKGGRLYLKKGEVVDVVGPTTCDISIDESRELIQGVSQDLLETALPRRGGPVLVLYGKHEGVYGNLVRRDLEQESGLVQDANNHELLRVPLEQIAEYIGDPSCLGY, encoded by the coding sequence ATGAAATTCTCTCTGCAATCAAAATCCTctgcaaaacctaaaccaatTCAACCAAAATTCGATGAAGCCACCAACAACGACCACCAAGAATCCAAACACTTACAATTCATCACCCAATTCGACGCCTCCGAAACCCTAGCCCGCTCCAACCAACCCAAGAATCCCGTAATCCCCCCTATTCCTAACCAATGGAGGCCCCACAAGAGGATGAAGAATCTGGAACTTCCCATCACCTCCAAATCCGATGCCTCCGGGGCCCTCTCCTTCGAGCTCGAATCACAGGACCCCTCCCGCCACGGCCCCGATTCCAACATCTCCTACGGTCTCAATCTCCGCGAGAAATCGGAATACAAGGACGATGGTGAACGGCTACGATCTACTGCTCCTGTTCCGGTTGAGGCGGCGTTGCTCCAGAAGCTCAAGGACGACCTGGATAGGCTGCCGGAGCATCGCGGCATGGAGGAGTTCGACGATGTCCCCGTCGAGGGCTTCGGCGCCGCCTTGCTCGCCGGCTACGGATGGCACAAAGGGAGAGGGATCGGGAGGAACGCCAAAGTGGACGTGAAAGTGGTTCAGTACGAGAAGCGGGCGGACAAGCACGGCCTAGGGTTTATCAGCTCCGACGAGAGAGACAAAGAGGAGGAGGCCAAAGCCAAAAGGCGCGACACGGAAAGGAGGTCCTCCAACGCTGGCAAACAGAGTACGCGTTCGAAAGTAGtagaggaagatgaagaagaaccGAAGAAGGCAAAGGCGAAAAAGAGTGGACAAGTGTCGTGGCTGAAGAGTCACATTCGGGTGAGGATAATAAGCAAGCAACTCAAAGGAGGAAGACTCTACTTGAAGAAGGGGGAGGTTGTGGATGTGGTAGGACCAACCACGTGTGATATATCAATTGACGAGAGTAGAGAGCTCATTCAAGGGGTCTCCCAGGACCTTCTTGAGACGGCGCTCCCTCGCCGCGGGGGACCCGTGCTTGTTTTGTATGGTAAGCACGAGGGGGTGTACGGGAATCTGGTTAGGAGGGATTTGGAACAAGAATCTGGCTTGGTTCAGGATGCCAATAACCACGAGTTGCTCCGTGTGCCACTTGAACAAATTGCTGAGTATATTGGGGATCCCAGCTGCCTTGGATATTGA
- the LOC132189653 gene encoding protein MOS2-like, which yields MKFSLQSKSSAKPKSIQPKFDDATNNDHQESKQLQFITQFDASETLARSNQPKNPVIPPIPNQWRPHKRMKNLELPITSKSDASGALSFELESQDPSRHGPDSNISYGLNLREKSEYKDDGERLRSTAPVPVEAALLQKLKDDLDRLPEHRGMEEFDDVPVEGFGAALLAGYGWHKGRGIGRNAKVDVKVVQYEKRADKHGLGFISSDERDKEEEAKAKRRDTERRSSNAGKQSTRSKVVEEDEEEPKKAKAKKSGQVSWLKSHIRVRIISKQLKGGRLYLKKGEVVDVVGPTTCDISIDESRELIQGVSQDLLETALPRRGGPVLVLYGKHEGVYGNLVRRDLEQESGLVQDANNHELLRVPLEQIAEYIGDPSCLGY from the coding sequence ATGAAATTCTCTCTGCAATCAAAATCCTCTGCAAAACCTAAATCAATTCAACCAAAATTCGATGACGCCACCAACAACGACCACCAAGAATCCAAACAATTACAATTCATCACCCAATTCGACGCCTCCGAAACCCTAGCCCGCTCCAACCAACCCAAGAATCCCGTAATCCCCCCTATTCCTAACCAATGGAGGCCCCACAAGAGGATGAAGAATCTGGAACTTCCCATCACCTCCAAATCCGATGCCTCCGGGGCCCTCTCCTTCGAGCTCGAATCACAGGACCCCTCCCGCCACGGCCCCGATTCCAACATCTCCTACGGTCTCAATCTCCGCGAGAAATCGGAATACAAGGACGATGGTGAACGGCTACGATCTACTGCTCCTGTTCCGGTTGAGGCGGCGTTGCTCCAGAAGCTCAAGGACGACCTGGATAGGCTGCCGGAGCATCGCGGCATGGAGGAGTTCGACGATGTCCCCGTCGAGGGCTTCGGCGCCGCCTTGCTCGCCGGCTACGGATGGCACAAAGGGAGAGGGATCGGGAGGAACGCCAAAGTGGACGTGAAAGTGGTTCAGTACGAGAAGCGGGCGGACAAGCACGGCCTAGGGTTTATCAGCTCCGACGAGAGAGACAAAGAGGAGGAGGCCAAAGCCAAAAGGCGCGACACGGAAAGGAGGTCCTCCAACGCTGGCAAACAGAGTACGCGTTCGAAAGTAGtagaggaagatgaagaagaaccGAAGAAGGCAAAGGCGAAAAAGAGTGGACAAGTGTCGTGGCTGAAGAGTCACATTCGGGTGAGGATAATAAGCAAGCAACTCAAAGGAGGAAGACTCTACTTGAAGAAGGGGGAGGTTGTGGATGTGGTAGGACCAACCACGTGTGATATATCAATTGACGAGAGTAGAGAGCTCATTCAAGGGGTCTCCCAGGACCTTCTTGAGACGGCGCTCCCTCGCCGCGGGGGACCCGTGCTTGTTTTGTATGGTAAGCACGAGGGGGTGTACGGGAATCTGGTTAGGAGGGATTTGGAACAAGAATCTGGCTTGGTTCAGGATGCCAATAACCACGAGTTGCTCCGTGTGCCACTTGAACAAATTGCTGAGTATATTGGGGATCCCAGCTGCCTTGGATATTGA
- the LOC132189371 gene encoding uncharacterized protein LOC132189371 isoform X1 produces the protein MRAMARSLRHFRCTFRHQNFNYSGGFVKPRKHLMGSNTLTACKLTTSAEFDRFRSHTFMISRFLSVDAAEVTNGDLNRAGPLVEYERRIAAGELVDGDSCQVDTLRELQRLYDELVASANACRLDRYLASEKAGRSRWLWSRFIPQSSYAPVKGLYLYGGVGTGKTMLMDLFFDQLPSSWRKSRIHFHDFMLSVHSRLQKHKGVADPLEMVAGEISDEAILLCLDEFMVNDVADALILNRLFRQLFSNGAILVSTSNRAPDNLYEGGLQRDLFLPFISTLKERCMVHQIGSSIDYRKMTSAEEGFYFIGTDLSGFLKQKFHQLIGEHIATPQEVEVVMGRKLKVSLGANGCAFFPFEELCDRPLGAADYFGLFKNFHTLALEGVPILGLHNRTAAYRFVTLVDVMYDSKARLLCTAEGSPQELFERIVTISDAKNIAPRTSSRSRKSDDFDLCVDNELGFAKDRTISRLTEMNSKEYLEQHATMFLAEKQLS, from the exons ATGAGAGCAATGGCCCGATCTCTTCGCCACTTTCGATGTACTTTTCGGCATCAGAACTTTAATTACTCTGGTGGTTTTGTGAAACCCCGGAAGCATTTGATGGGTAGCAATACTTTGACTGCATGTAAACTTACTACCAGTGCTGAATTCGATAGATTTCGATCCCATACTTTTATGATCTCAAGGTTCTTGTCAGTAGATGCCGCTGAAGTTACAAATGGAG ATTTGAATAGAGCAGGGCCTCTAGTTGAGTATGAACGAAGAATTGCTGCTGGCGAACTTGTGGATGGCGATAGCTGCCAG GTAGACACCTTAAGAGAACTTCAGAGACTATACGATGAACTTGTTGCTTCAGCTAATGCATGCCGGTTGGATCGGTATTTAGCTTCAGAAAAAGCTGGAAG GAGTAGGTGGTTGTGGTCTCGATTCATACCACAATCTTCATATGCACCTGTCAAGGGTCTATATCTTTATGGAGGTGTGGGCACTGGAAAAACAATGTTGATGGACTTGTTTTTTGATCAATT GCCCTCTAGTTGGAGGAAGAGCAGGATCCATTTTCATGACTTTATGTTGAGCGTTCATAGCCGCTTGCAA AAGCACAAAGGTGTGGCAGATCCACTCGAAATGGTTGCAGGGGAAATATCTGACGAAGCAATTTTATTATGTCTTGATGAATTTATG GTTAACGATGTCGCTGATGCATTGATACTAAATCGTCTATTTAGACAACTGTTCAGCAATGGTGCT ATTCTTGTTTCCACTTCAAATCGTGCTCCAGATAACCTCTATGAAGGTGGATTGCAGAGGGATCTTTTTCTACCCTTCATCTCCACTTTGAAG GAACGATGTATGGTTCATCAAATTGGTTCATCAATAGACTATCGGAAGATGACGTCG GCTGAGGAAGGTTTCTACTTTATTGGCACGGACTTATCTGGCTTTCTCAAGCAAAAGTTCCATCAATTAATTGGGGAGCACATAGCTACTCCACAAGAGGTGGAAGTGGTAATGGGAAGGAAATTGAAG GTTTCTCTCGGTGCTAATGGAtgtgcattttttccttttgaggAACTCTGTGATAGACCACTTGGAGCTGCAGATTATTTTGGATTGTTCA AGAATTTCCATACCCTCGCATTGGAAGGTGTCCCAATTTTGGGACTACACAATAGGACAGCAGCATATCGGTTTGTCACTTTAGTTGAT GTAATGTATGATAGCAAGGCCAGACTGTTGTGTACAGCTGAAGGGAGTCCTCAAGAGCTTTTTGAAAGGATAGTGACAATTTCTGATGCTAAGAACATTGCACCTAGAACTTCTTCAAGATCAAGGAAAAGTGATGATTTTGACCTTTGCGTGGACAATGAACTGGGATTTGCAAAAGATCGCACCATTAGTAG ATTAACTGAGATGAACAGCAAGGAATACTTAGAGCAGCATGCTACTATGTTTTTAGCCGAGAAGCAGCTCTCATAG
- the LOC132189371 gene encoding uncharacterized protein LOC132189371 isoform X2 produces MRAMARSLRHFRCTFRHQNFNYSGGFVKPRKHLMGSNTLTACKLTTSAEFDRFRSHTFMISRFLSVDAAEVTNGDLNRAGPLVEYERRIAAGELVDGDSCQVDTLRELQRLYDELVASANACRLDRYLASEKAGRSRWLWSRFIPQSSYAPVKGLYLYGGVGTGKTMLMDLFFDQLPSSWRKSRIHFHDFMLSVHSRLQKHKGVADPLEMVAGEISDEAILLCLDEFMVNDVADALILNRLFRQLFSNGAILVSTSNRAPDNLYEGGLQRDLFLPFISTLKERCMVHQIGSSIDYRKMTSAEEGFYFIGTDLSGFLKQKFHQLIGEHIATPQEVEVVMGRKLKVSLGANGCAFFPFEELCDRPLGAADYFGLFKNFHTLALEGVPILGLHNRTAAYR; encoded by the exons ATGAGAGCAATGGCCCGATCTCTTCGCCACTTTCGATGTACTTTTCGGCATCAGAACTTTAATTACTCTGGTGGTTTTGTGAAACCCCGGAAGCATTTGATGGGTAGCAATACTTTGACTGCATGTAAACTTACTACCAGTGCTGAATTCGATAGATTTCGATCCCATACTTTTATGATCTCAAGGTTCTTGTCAGTAGATGCCGCTGAAGTTACAAATGGAG ATTTGAATAGAGCAGGGCCTCTAGTTGAGTATGAACGAAGAATTGCTGCTGGCGAACTTGTGGATGGCGATAGCTGCCAG GTAGACACCTTAAGAGAACTTCAGAGACTATACGATGAACTTGTTGCTTCAGCTAATGCATGCCGGTTGGATCGGTATTTAGCTTCAGAAAAAGCTGGAAG GAGTAGGTGGTTGTGGTCTCGATTCATACCACAATCTTCATATGCACCTGTCAAGGGTCTATATCTTTATGGAGGTGTGGGCACTGGAAAAACAATGTTGATGGACTTGTTTTTTGATCAATT GCCCTCTAGTTGGAGGAAGAGCAGGATCCATTTTCATGACTTTATGTTGAGCGTTCATAGCCGCTTGCAA AAGCACAAAGGTGTGGCAGATCCACTCGAAATGGTTGCAGGGGAAATATCTGACGAAGCAATTTTATTATGTCTTGATGAATTTATG GTTAACGATGTCGCTGATGCATTGATACTAAATCGTCTATTTAGACAACTGTTCAGCAATGGTGCT ATTCTTGTTTCCACTTCAAATCGTGCTCCAGATAACCTCTATGAAGGTGGATTGCAGAGGGATCTTTTTCTACCCTTCATCTCCACTTTGAAG GAACGATGTATGGTTCATCAAATTGGTTCATCAATAGACTATCGGAAGATGACGTCG GCTGAGGAAGGTTTCTACTTTATTGGCACGGACTTATCTGGCTTTCTCAAGCAAAAGTTCCATCAATTAATTGGGGAGCACATAGCTACTCCACAAGAGGTGGAAGTGGTAATGGGAAGGAAATTGAAG GTTTCTCTCGGTGCTAATGGAtgtgcattttttccttttgaggAACTCTGTGATAGACCACTTGGAGCTGCAGATTATTTTGGATTGTTCA AGAATTTCCATACCCTCGCATTGGAAGGTGTCCCAATTTTGGGACTACACAATAGGACAGCAGCATATCG GTAA
- the LOC132189685 gene encoding uncharacterized protein LOC132189685: MVLIQAEESSEVDPPTSRSEPSRSANANRDASDGFETASDTDLPSDDDGAGNSNSNNNGGAISSGGDGPPQAHSDHALNDDEEKLKQKALAQANDAKSEGNKLFGDGLYEEAISNYDLALQVAPDTPSSVELRSICYSNRAVCFLKLGKYEETIKECTKALELNPTYMKALTRRGEAHEKLEHYEEAIADMKKILELDPSNDQAKRTIRRLQPLAEEKREKMKEEMIGKLKEMGNSVLGRFGMSVDNFKTVKDPNTGSYSISFQR; this comes from the exons ATGGTGCTGATTCAAGCGGAAGAGAGCAGCGAGGTCGATCCCCCAACATCAAGATCAGAGCCTTCCAGATCGGCAAATGCCAACAGGGACGCCTCCGATGGCTTCGAGACCGCCAGCGATACTGACCTCCCCAGCGACGACGACGGCGCCggcaacagcaacagcaacaatAATGGAGGGGCGATCAGCAGTGGAGGAGATGGACCCCCACAAGCCCACTCCGATCACGCCCTAAACGACGACGAAGAAAAACTGAAACAG AAAGCCTTAGCGCAAGCTAATGATGCCAAATCGGAAGGAAATAAGCTGTTTGGAGATGGGCTTTACGAGGAGGCAATATCAAACTATGATCTTGCTTTACAGGTTGCTCCAGATACGCCCTCTTCTGTGGAATTGCGTTCCATATGCTATTCAAACCGGGCAGTATGCTTTCTGAAACTG GGAAAATATGAGGAAACAATCAAGGAATGCACGAAAGCATTGGAACTAAATCCTACATATATGAAAGCCTTGACTAGAAGAGGAGAAGCCCACGAAAAGCTTGAACATTATGAGGAGGCTATTGCTG ATATGAAAAAAATCTTGGAATTGGATCCTTCAAATGACCAAGCTAAAAGAACCATTCGCCGCTTGCAACCATTGGCCGAAGAAAAGCGAGAAAAgatgaaggaagagatgatTG GGAAGCTGAAAGAAATGGGCAACTCTGTATTGGGTCGCTTTGGAATGAGTGTTGACAACTTCAAAACTGTCAAAGATCCAAACACTGGCTCCTATTCCATTTCTTTCCAACGTTAG